The Desulfonatronospira thiodismutans ASO3-1 DNA segment TCGAGTGCGCACGCCAGAACAGCCGCGCTTTGTGCCTGGAAGAAAAATCTTCATACAGGCTGCTGGACGTAACAAGCCTTGACTCCCAAAGCCTCGCCCCTGAGAGCTTTGACCTGGTCCTGGCCAACCCTCCCTACCGTGATGAACGCTCCGGGAGGACTCCGGAAAATCCTGGAAAAAAATCCGCACAGTTTGTGACAAAAAACTCGCAGCTGGATTTTTTCCAGGCTGCTTTTTTTGCTCTTAAAAACAGAGCCGCTGCCGGCTTTGTCTATCCAGCCTCAAGGCTGGACCAGCTGCTGCTAAACCTTGACCGGTCCAGGCTGAGACCAAAAACCATCCTGCCGGTTTACGGCAGGGCCGGAAAACAGGCCTCGCTGGTCCTGGTTAAGGCCCGCAAGAATTCCGGGCCAGAGCTTTCCATGCTTCCCCCGCTCATTCTCTACGACGAACATAACAGTCTTACGCAGCAGGCCAGAGAATTCTGCCCTTTCCTGGAATGCAATCAAGGCAGGGAATAATTATTTGCAGACAATATCCGGACAGGGACCAGTGCTTTTCTGGACATGTTCCCTGAATATCCCGGCCGCACGGACGAAATTGACCGCCCAGTTTTCAACGCTGAAGGCATGTACGTGGGCATAGCCTGCCAGGACATTTCTGTACAGAAGTCCGTCCTTGTAGTCGGCCATGCCGGTGCCGCGCTCCATGCGCATGCAGAACCTGGCCTCAGGAGTCAGGGAGAGGCACCTGGAATAGTGAAACTCGTGGCCTACAATGGTATCGCCGGTGGAATAGAAAGGATTGGGCTCAATGATGCCTGCCCGGATATACCCGTGCCCCTGGGGTTTTTTATATACCCTGGTCTGGACATTGAACACCCCGGCCATGTCGAAATCCTCCCCTTCATAGTGAAGACTTTCGGCCAGATACATGAAGCCGCCGCATTCAGCATAGATGGGCAGGCCCTGGTCAGCCAGATCCTTTACTTTTTGCCTGGCAGCGACATTGACTGAAAGCTCCCGGGCGGAGGTCTCGGGAAAACCTCCTCCCAGATAAAGCCCGTGTATCCGGGGCCAGTCTTCAGGGGTGAGCAGGCTCAGTTCCACCAGTTTTGCCCCCTGCTGCCTGAGGGCATCCAGGTTTTCCTGATAGTAGAACCAAAGCGCCCTGTCCCGGACCACTCCGATGACGGCTTCTTCCTTGGGAGGGCCTGATGAAACCTCCTGGACATGATTCTGCGTCTTGGTGCAGGCTGGTGCAGTACCGGCAATGTTCAGGACCAGTTCAACATCGATATTGTCCTGGACCACTTTGCCCAGGGCCCTGAATATCTCGTCCTGTCCCTGGTACTCCTGGCTGGAGATAAGCCCCATATGTCTTTCCGGAATGGGAGTGTCTTTAAGCTTGGGCAGTGCGCCCAGAACAGGTACATCAGTATACTTTTCTATACTTCGCCGGGTAATGTCTCTGTGCCTGGCCCCTGCAGTCTGGTTAAGGATTACTCCTGCCAGATCCAGGTTCTCCTCGAACATGGCGCAGCCCTGGACAATGGCCGCAGTGGTCCTGGTGACCTTGGTGCAGTCCAGAACCAGAAGCACCGGTGACTCAAGAATCCTGGCCAGCTCGGAAGTAGAGCACGACCCCCGGGTGTCCATGCCGTCAAAGAGGCCGCGGTTGCCCTCAATAACAGCCAGGTCATGGGTGCCGGCAAAGGAGGAAAAAAAGAATTTTATGCGCGAGGTGGAAAAGAGAAAAGGGTCCAGATTGGACGCATGCTGACCTGAGGCCAGTGAAAGCCACTTAGCGTCTATATAATCCGGGCCCTTCTTGAAAGCTTTAACTTTAAAGCCCTGCTGTGTAAACAACCAGGTCAGGGCCAAGCTGATTATGGTTTTTCCGGAGCCTCCCCTGAGGCCGGATATGGTTATTCTGGGAAAACTCTGCTGGTGCAAAAGGCCATTAATCACTGTAAGACATGAACAAAAAACTCTGAATTAGCCTTCTGCGGTCTTGCCGGCTCCCTTCATGCCGTACATGGTGGTACTGCCGCTGGACCAGTAAACCAGCTTTTCTTCCTGAACCAGTTCGCTCAGGAGCTTCTTTACTTCTCTGGCCTTCATATCCGGAAAAATCTTGGTAAAGTCATTGAAATAGAACTTGGTCTTTGATCCTGACTTGGACTCCAGAAAATTGATAATTTCCTGTTTTGCAGCTTCTTTGTCCATTTCGCCTCCTATTGGTTTAAGACGCCGCCCTTAATCGGGCGGCGTCTGGCATTGCTGTAATTCAAGTTAGAACTTGAAGTTGGTGGTCTGTCTCCAGGTGTAGTAAGCCGGATCACGGAAATCATCAATGAGATGATGGGTGAATTCCAGACCGGTAACTTCAAAGAAGCGCTCCCAGCCGATGCGCTCGGCCCAGTCGCCGAACCTCTCGTACTTTTTGGCACCCTTGACGTAGGCGTCCACCAGTTGGCGCATGCACTTGGCCAATGAAGGCCAGCGCGGGGTCTCGTTGGGAATGAAGGCCACAACCACCTTGGAGAACTTGGGCTCACTGATACGGTTGGATACCTTTCCACCGGCCATGATGACCAGTCCGTCGCCTTCGGCGTCGGTCAGGGGCAGAGCCGGGCACATGGTGTAGCAGTTGCCGCAGAACATGCAGCGCTCGTTCTTGATGGCCACGGTCTTGACTGTCTTTTCCTCACCGGTGCGGTCATCGGTGATGGTGGTCTTGGCGGGGCGGATAGCCGCTGTAGGACATGCAGCTACTGCCAGGGGAATCTCGCAGAGGTTTTCCACCTCTTTGTGGTCGATGATGGGCGGCTTGCGGTGATAGCCCAGGATAGCGATATCCGAGCAGTGCACAGCACCGCACATGTTCAGGCAGCAGGCCATGGAGATGCGCAGCTGAGCCGGGAACCTCATCTGCTGAAATTCCTCGAACAGCTCGTCCATGACTACCTTGACTGTGCCTGAGGCGTCCGAGGCCGGAGTGTGACAGTGAATCCATCCCTGAGTATGAACGATATTGGTCAAGCCGGCACCAGTTCCGCCCACGGGGAACTTGTAGCTGCCGCCTTCATGCTTGCGGCTTTGCAGGTCGTCCTTGAGGGGCTGGACCTTGTCCTTGCTGTCCACCATGAACTCGATATTGTTGCGGGTAGTGAAGCGCAGGTAGCCGTCACAGTGCTTGTCTGCGATCTCCAGGGCCTCGCGCAGGGTTTCTGTACCCATAAGGCGGGGAGAGCCGCAGCGCACGGTGTAAACCTCGTCACCACTTTCAGCCTTGTGCATGAGTACGCCTGGCTCCAGGATCTCATGCCACAGCCATTTGCCTTTGTTGTTTTTGATTACCGGAGGCAAAAACTCTGAATAATGCCTGGGGCCGATGTCGGTAATGCGATCTTCCATCGGCTTGTCTGGATTGTATCCGGATGAAATAAAAGCCATTTCTTACCTCCTTATTTCGGATGACGTGATCTGTAATCGTTGATGTCGCGCTCAAAACCGCCGGGCACTTCTTCTTCTTTCCAGAAGATGTAGGGATTGTGCCTGGGCTCGGAGACATGCCTGGGATCGGGATCAATGCCGGTGACTTCAAGCAGCTTCTGGAAGCCTTGGCGCTTCATGGTCTCGCCCAGCCTTTCGCGGTTCTTGCCTTCTTCCATCCACCAATCCCAGATATTCTCGATTACTTCCTTGACTCCGTCATAGGATTCATCAACCTTCATGAAGGGCACCAGCAGAGAGCCGAGCTGTGCTCCATCCAGGATGGGGGCTTTGGCGCCGCAGAGGATGCTCAGGCCGCGGTCATTGCCGATGCGCAGGGCACGGGGCATGACGTTGATGCAGTGCATGCAGCGGGTGCATTCCCGGTCGTTGATGTTCAGCTTGCCGCCTTCCATCCACATGCACTTTGTGGGGCAAAGATCAATGACTTCCTTCTGGATGTCGAAGGGACCCCAGTCCTTGCCGGCGTGAGCGCCGCCGTTGGGCTTGATCTCGCCGCCCACGTAAGCAGCCACGG contains these protein-coding regions:
- the dsrB gene encoding dissimilatory-type sulfite reductase subunit beta; the encoded protein is MAFISSGYNPDKPMEDRITDIGPRHYSEFLPPVIKNNKGKWLWHEILEPGVLMHKAESGDEVYTVRCGSPRLMGTETLREALEIADKHCDGYLRFTTRNNIEFMVDSKDKVQPLKDDLQSRKHEGGSYKFPVGGTGAGLTNIVHTQGWIHCHTPASDASGTVKVVMDELFEEFQQMRFPAQLRISMACCLNMCGAVHCSDIAILGYHRKPPIIDHKEVENLCEIPLAVAACPTAAIRPAKTTITDDRTGEEKTVKTVAIKNERCMFCGNCYTMCPALPLTDAEGDGLVIMAGGKVSNRISEPKFSKVVVAFIPNETPRWPSLAKCMRQLVDAYVKGAKKYERFGDWAERIGWERFFEVTGLEFTHHLIDDFRDPAYYTWRQTTNFKF
- a CDS encoding dissimilatory sulfite reductase D family protein — encoded protein: MDKEAAKQEIINFLESKSGSKTKFYFNDFTKIFPDMKAREVKKLLSELVQEEKLVYWSSGSTTMYGMKGAGKTAEG
- a CDS encoding tRNA1(Val) (adenine(37)-N6)-methyltransferase, with translation MKQGGAEDLFPRGLAQPEAGFRFSVDSLLLSVFLVPGNNWKVLDLGCGCGVVGLGLILANPGKEIQVTGVDNDPEMIECARQNSRALCLEEKSSYRLLDVTSLDSQSLAPESFDLVLANPPYRDERSGRTPENPGKKSAQFVTKNSQLDFFQAAFFALKNRAAAGFVYPASRLDQLLLNLDRSRLRPKTILPVYGRAGKQASLVLVKARKNSGPELSMLPPLILYDEHNSLTQQAREFCPFLECNQGRE
- a CDS encoding cobyrinate a,c-diamide synthase encodes the protein MINGLLHQQSFPRITISGLRGGSGKTIISLALTWLFTQQGFKVKAFKKGPDYIDAKWLSLASGQHASNLDPFLFSTSRIKFFFSSFAGTHDLAVIEGNRGLFDGMDTRGSCSTSELARILESPVLLVLDCTKVTRTTAAIVQGCAMFEENLDLAGVILNQTAGARHRDITRRSIEKYTDVPVLGALPKLKDTPIPERHMGLISSQEYQGQDEIFRALGKVVQDNIDVELVLNIAGTAPACTKTQNHVQEVSSGPPKEEAVIGVVRDRALWFYYQENLDALRQQGAKLVELSLLTPEDWPRIHGLYLGGGFPETSARELSVNVAARQKVKDLADQGLPIYAECGGFMYLAESLHYEGEDFDMAGVFNVQTRVYKKPQGHGYIRAGIIEPNPFYSTGDTIVGHEFHYSRCLSLTPEARFCMRMERGTGMADYKDGLLYRNVLAGYAHVHAFSVENWAVNFVRAAGIFREHVQKSTGPCPDIVCK